Proteins from a genomic interval of Diospyros lotus cultivar Yz01 chromosome 6, ASM1463336v1, whole genome shotgun sequence:
- the LOC127804469 gene encoding F-box protein PP2-A11-like — MGSWFSTLFNMEKSLELESSSLGDLPEGCLASVLLFLDPLEICNLARVNRRFCGASSVDFVWLSKLPPNYDAIIHRVFDDFPSTLCKKDVYARLCKQNFFDEGTKVVWLDKRTGKLCLSISSKDMIITGIDDQRYWNYIPTEESRFGMVAYLHQIWWFKANGEVEFPFPPGKYSMFFRVHLGRASERFGNQICNSNQVHGWDVQPTQFRFSTYDGQGSRSPCFVDTPGKWIHYHAGDFVVDCHQTAPKKIKFSMTQIACSYIEGDLCLDSLVIYPTEFRERVEPF, encoded by the exons ATGGGTTCTTGGTTCTCTACTCTCTTCAACATGGAGAAATCATTAGAGTTGGAGTCGTCAAGTTTAGGTGATTTGCCAGAGGGTTGCTTGGCATCGGTCCTACTCTTCTTAGATCCACTAGAGATTTGCAACCTTGCGAGGGTGAATCGACGCTTTTGTGGTGCTTCCTCTGTTGATTTTGTATGGTTATCCAAATTGCCTCCGAATTATGACGCCATCATTCACAGAGTGTTCGATGATTTTCCTTCAACACTATGCAAGAAAGATGTTTACGCGAGGCTCTGTAAACAGAATTTCTTCGATGAAGGAACAAAG GTAGTGTGGTTGGATAAGAGAACAGGAAAGTTATGTTTGTCAATTTCTTCGAAAGACATGATAATAACTGGAATTGATGATCAAAGGTACTGGAATTATATTCCAACTGAGGAATCTAG ATTTGGCATGGTGGCTTATCTCCATCAAATTTGGTGGTTTAAAGCTAATGGAGAGGTTGAGTTTCCATTCCCACCTGGTAAATATAGTATGTTTTTCAGGGTGCATTTGGGACGGGCTTCAGAGAGGTTTGGGAATCAAATTTGTAACTCAAATCAAGTCCATGGTTGGGATGTACAACCAACACAATTTCGATTTTCAACTTATGATGGGCAAGGTTCCAGATCTCCATGCTTTGTAGACACACCTGGAAAATGGATCCACTACCATGCAGGCGATTTCGTTGTTGACTGCCATCAAACTGcaccaaagaaaatcaaattttcgATGACTCAAATTGCTTGTTCATATATTgaaggtgatttatgtttagaTTCTTTAGTTATATATCCTACTGAGTTTAGAGAGAGGGTAGAGCCTTTTTAA